From the genome of Solidesulfovibrio carbinolicus, one region includes:
- the cas3 gene encoding CRISPR-associated helicase Cas3', with product MCNSQNIHVAHVRGQQGTSSFQIQTLESHLRDVAALTECFAAKAGMPLAGRLVGLLHDFGKYSGMFQRYILSAAGCIKPGDPDYIDPIANKGKINHAFAGGQYIWRRLINKSKVQSMSQMLAICIISHHSCLKDCLDQNKRDVFADDYMARSEEKTHHDQCVRACDPSLAAEIAGLLSPPLAREVLGVFGGLHKRVEDKCPVGSDRQDILDNENSRDFQQGLLAKFLLSCLLDADRTDSAEFEDPQLKRLREDSPRRPWDVLAPRLEAALAAKEPRHPIDLLRREIADHCARRALDDQGLFTLTVPTGGGKTLASLRFALLHAQKHKLDRVIYVIPYTSIIDQNAAVARQILEQGEMPGSIVLEHHSNFLPDADTDDEGAVKRWEKLAENWDAPVVFTTMVQFLESLFGSGTRHARRMHNLARSVIVFDEVQTVPVRCLRLFCNAVDFLVGQCGASAMLCTATQPRLGDLPRPLLGSLNLGPEREIMPDVSGLFRELRRTDFIDHCSKRLSVEAVAELAREELDGSGSCLVICNTKKIAETLYSLCPEGEGLRRYYLSTNLCPAHRMARLEAMRADLDAGRPVLCVSTQLIECGVDISFRSVIRLAAGLDSILQAAGRCNRHGEGERGRVHVVLVDGDAENLDCLRDIKDGRDVFLDAVRLNYAKALEDSDYDLTQPLLTEGYFKHFYHRKAHVMSYALDKGGNNLLDMLGSNKSVTEKSLAPMLGQSFAMAAKHFKAIDSAATSILVPYGEGKQIIDDLCSSDILWRKKELLRKAQRYCVNVFPNMERALHAANALYPVQDSGMYALRENFYCDAMGVVTQPTSRLGFTDM from the coding sequence ATGTGCAATTCTCAAAATATCCATGTTGCCCATGTTCGCGGCCAGCAGGGGACTTCCTCTTTTCAAATACAGACGCTGGAGTCGCATCTGCGCGATGTGGCGGCGTTGACGGAATGCTTCGCGGCCAAGGCAGGCATGCCGCTGGCTGGACGTCTTGTGGGGTTGTTGCACGATTTCGGCAAGTATTCAGGCATGTTTCAACGATACATTCTGTCGGCTGCCGGTTGCATAAAGCCCGGTGATCCTGACTACATTGACCCGATTGCGAATAAAGGCAAGATCAATCATGCTTTTGCCGGGGGGCAGTACATTTGGCGGCGCTTGATCAATAAGTCTAAAGTACAATCTATGTCGCAAATGCTGGCTATTTGCATTATTTCACATCATTCCTGTCTCAAAGACTGCCTAGACCAAAATAAACGGGACGTCTTTGCCGACGACTATATGGCGAGGAGTGAGGAAAAGACGCATCACGATCAATGCGTTCGGGCTTGCGATCCTTCTTTGGCTGCCGAAATCGCTGGTCTGCTGTCACCCCCCCTGGCGCGGGAAGTGCTTGGGGTTTTTGGGGGACTGCATAAAAGGGTAGAGGACAAATGCCCTGTTGGTTCCGACCGCCAGGATATATTGGATAACGAGAACAGTCGCGATTTTCAGCAGGGGCTATTGGCCAAATTCCTGTTGAGCTGTCTGCTGGACGCGGACCGAACGGACAGCGCGGAATTTGAGGACCCGCAGCTCAAGCGGTTGCGCGAGGATTCGCCGCGCCGTCCCTGGGATGTGCTTGCGCCGCGTCTGGAAGCGGCCCTGGCGGCGAAGGAGCCGCGCCATCCCATCGATCTTTTGCGGCGCGAGATCGCGGACCACTGCGCCCGTCGGGCTCTCGATGACCAGGGCCTTTTTACCCTGACCGTGCCCACGGGCGGCGGCAAGACCCTGGCCAGTCTGCGTTTTGCCCTGCTGCACGCGCAAAAACATAAGTTGGACCGGGTCATCTACGTCATTCCCTATACTTCCATCATCGATCAGAACGCCGCTGTGGCCCGCCAGATACTGGAACAGGGTGAGATGCCCGGCTCTATAGTGTTGGAGCACCATTCCAACTTTCTGCCGGACGCCGACACCGATGACGAAGGCGCGGTCAAGCGGTGGGAAAAGCTCGCGGAAAACTGGGACGCGCCGGTAGTTTTTACGACCATGGTGCAGTTTCTGGAAAGCCTGTTCGGTTCCGGCACGCGCCATGCCCGCCGTATGCACAATCTGGCCCGCAGCGTTATTGTTTTTGACGAAGTGCAGACCGTGCCGGTGCGTTGTCTGCGCCTGTTTTGTAATGCCGTGGACTTTCTGGTGGGCCAATGTGGCGCGTCGGCCATGCTGTGCACCGCCACCCAGCCGCGCTTGGGTGATTTGCCCAGGCCGCTGCTTGGCAGTTTGAACCTCGGGCCGGAGCGGGAAATCATGCCCGACGTGTCTGGCTTGTTTCGCGAACTGCGGCGCACTGATTTTATCGATCATTGCTCCAAGCGCCTGAGCGTCGAAGCGGTGGCTGAGCTGGCCCGGGAAGAACTGGACGGGAGCGGCTCCTGCCTAGTGATCTGCAACACCAAGAAAATAGCGGAAACGCTCTACTCGCTGTGCCCTGAGGGGGAAGGCCTTCGGCGGTATTACCTCAGCACCAACCTTTGCCCGGCCCACCGCATGGCACGGCTTGAGGCCATGCGCGCGGATCTGGACGCCGGGCGGCCGGTGCTGTGCGTCAGCACACAGCTCATTGAATGTGGGGTGGACATCAGCTTCCGATCCGTGATTCGTCTGGCGGCGGGGTTGGATTCCATCCTGCAGGCAGCCGGGCGCTGCAACCGTCACGGCGAGGGCGAGCGGGGGAGGGTGCATGTGGTGCTTGTGGATGGCGACGCGGAAAACCTGGATTGTCTGCGGGACATCAAGGACGGGCGCGATGTCTTCTTGGACGCCGTGCGTTTGAACTATGCCAAAGCCCTTGAGGATTCAGATTACGACCTGACCCAGCCGCTCCTGACCGAGGGGTATTTTAAGCATTTTTATCACCGCAAGGCCCACGTCATGTCGTACGCTCTTGATAAAGGCGGCAACAACCTGTTGGATATGCTCGGCAGCAACAAATCCGTAACGGAAAAGAGCCTCGCCCCTATGTTGGGCCAGTCGTTCGCTATGGCGGCCAAACACTTCAAGGCCATCGATTCGGCGGCAACGAGCATTCTGGTTCCTTACGGCGAAGGTAAGCAAATCATCGACGATCTTTGTTCCTCGGATATTTTGTGGCGTAAAAAGGAATTGTTGCGAAAAGCGCAACGCTATTGCGTCAATGTTTTTCCAAATATGGAAAGAGCGCTCCATGCAGCCAATGCGCTCTATCCTGTTCAGGACAGCGGTATGTATGCGCTCAGAGAGAACTTCTATTGCGATGCGATGGGGGTGGTGACGCAGCCGACGTCCCGTCTCGGGTTTACCGACATGTAG
- the cas5c gene encoding type I-C CRISPR-associated protein Cas5c, with product MKNDISFVASGRYALFSDPVTRVGGEKCSYHIPTYEALKGIAKSVYWKPTFIWIIEKVRVLRPFRTQTKGVKPIRPTTGGNDLSIYTYLADVEYQVQARFVWNEHRPELAGDRIDGKHYEIARRMVARGGRQDVFLGTRDCQGYVEPCVFGEGPGAYDDLDELAFGLMFHGFDYPDETGGERFGARFWKPVMRKGVIEFPGPDDPSLLRKDIRAMTPKAFHPERNFAGCDEEELRRLLLEPETAAYPDARTLLGGDGPQGGTL from the coding sequence GTGAAAAACGATATTTCCTTTGTCGCATCTGGGCGATACGCCCTGTTCTCCGATCCGGTCACCCGGGTGGGGGGCGAAAAATGTTCCTACCACATTCCCACCTACGAAGCCCTCAAGGGTATCGCCAAATCCGTCTATTGGAAGCCCACTTTCATCTGGATCATCGAGAAGGTGCGCGTGTTGCGGCCGTTTCGCACCCAGACAAAGGGCGTCAAACCCATTCGGCCCACAACAGGCGGCAATGATCTGTCCATCTACACCTATCTTGCCGACGTGGAGTACCAAGTTCAGGCCCGTTTTGTCTGGAACGAGCATCGGCCGGAGCTGGCAGGAGACCGCATTGACGGCAAGCATTACGAGATCGCCCGGCGCATGGTGGCGCGCGGCGGCAGGCAGGACGTTTTTCTCGGCACGCGCGACTGCCAGGGTTATGTTGAGCCTTGCGTGTTCGGGGAAGGGCCGGGGGCGTATGACGATCTGGACGAATTGGCCTTTGGCCTGATGTTTCACGGTTTCGACTATCCAGACGAAACCGGTGGCGAGCGTTTCGGGGCGCGGTTTTGGAAGCCCGTCATGCGAAAGGGCGTCATCGAATTTCCCGGACCGGACGATCCGTCGCTTTTGCGCAAGGACATCCGGGCCATGACGCCCAAGGCGTTTCATCCCGAGCGCAATTTCGCGGGCTGCGACGAGGAGGAGTTGCGCCGCTTGTTGCTGGAGCCGGAGACAGCCGCCTACCCGGATGCGCGGACCCTGCTCGGAGGCGACGGACCGCAAGGGGGGACGCTGTGA
- the ispE gene encoding 4-(cytidine 5'-diphospho)-2-C-methyl-D-erythritol kinase has product MASFPCPIEETLLPVPCKVNLRLAVGARRPNGYHDIDTFFLPLPEPADVLRLRRFDGPGDIDLQCSDPELETDDNLVVRAYRAYAAATGYAPRLEVHLAKHIPHGAGLGGGSSDAAVMLRYLNDRAGEAALSPVDLAALALTLGADIPFFLLGVPAAATGVGEALIPADPGLAGWCAVVVCPEAHVKTAWAYAALDASRALPQKPGANLLTTAFDANKRAFCVTGAPMRNDFETVVFAAHPELGRVKERLLALGAAGALLSGTGSAVFGLFRKRQTATLALAMLTGSGPRAYLAPL; this is encoded by the coding sequence ATGGCGTCTTTCCCCTGCCCTATCGAGGAAACCCTCCTGCCCGTGCCCTGCAAGGTTAATCTGCGCCTGGCCGTGGGCGCGCGGCGGCCCAACGGCTACCACGACATCGACACCTTTTTCCTGCCCCTGCCCGAACCGGCCGACGTCCTGCGTCTGCGCCGCTTCGACGGCCCCGGGGACATTGATCTGCAGTGTTCCGATCCCGAGCTTGAAACCGACGACAATCTGGTCGTTCGGGCCTACCGGGCCTACGCTGCGGCCACGGGCTACGCCCCGCGCCTGGAAGTCCATCTGGCCAAGCACATTCCCCACGGAGCCGGCCTTGGCGGCGGCTCGTCCGACGCCGCCGTCATGCTGCGCTATTTGAACGACCGGGCCGGCGAGGCCGCCCTGTCGCCCGTGGACCTGGCCGCCCTGGCCCTGACCCTTGGCGCGGACATCCCCTTTTTCCTGCTCGGCGTCCCGGCCGCCGCCACCGGCGTGGGCGAGGCGCTCATCCCGGCCGATCCCGGATTGGCCGGCTGGTGCGCCGTGGTGGTGTGCCCAGAGGCCCACGTCAAGACGGCCTGGGCCTACGCCGCCCTGGACGCCTCCCGAGCCTTGCCGCAAAAACCTGGGGCAAACCTCTTGACAACTGCTTTTGACGCCAATAAAAGGGCGTTTTGCGTCACCGGTGCGCCCATGCGGAACGATTTTGAAACCGTCGTTTTCGCGGCCCACCCCGAACTGGGGCGGGTCAAGGAGCGCCTGCTGGCCCTGGGGGCGGCGGGCGCGCTTTTATCGGGCACGGGGTCGGCGGTGTTCGGGCTTTTCCGCAAGCGCCAGACAGCCACGTTGGCCCTGGCCATGCTCACCGGAAGCGGCCCGCGCGCCTATCTCGCGCCGCTGTGA
- a CDS encoding 50S ribosomal protein L25/general stress protein Ctc, giving the protein MSQTQSLAVKTRAGLGKGACRKLRADDMVPGVYYDAQGVNVPVMVEHLPLQKLYSKIASSHVFDLQIEGDAGAETKPALVWKVEHHPTKPRITHVDFYGVDLTKEIQVRVPVEVVGKSKGQVKGGLLEIYRESIEVICLPLAIPDKVVLDIANVDINESIQIADVVLPEGVKAVYDNNYAVIGVLASAAEAAGEGA; this is encoded by the coding sequence ATGAGTCAGACCCAGTCCCTCGCCGTCAAGACCCGCGCGGGCCTCGGCAAAGGCGCCTGCCGCAAGCTGCGCGCAGACGATATGGTCCCCGGCGTTTACTACGACGCCCAGGGCGTCAACGTTCCGGTCATGGTCGAGCACCTGCCCCTGCAGAAGCTGTATTCCAAGATCGCCTCCTCCCACGTCTTCGATCTCCAGATCGAAGGCGACGCCGGCGCCGAGACCAAGCCCGCCCTGGTCTGGAAGGTCGAGCACCATCCGACCAAGCCCCGCATTACCCATGTCGATTTCTACGGCGTGGATCTGACCAAGGAAATCCAGGTCCGCGTGCCCGTCGAAGTGGTGGGCAAGTCCAAGGGCCAGGTCAAAGGCGGCCTGCTGGAGATCTACCGCGAGTCCATCGAGGTCATCTGCCTGCCCCTGGCCATCCCGGACAAGGTTGTCCTGGACATCGCCAATGTGGACATCAACGAGAGCATCCAGATCGCTGACGTCGTCCTGCCCGAGGGCGTCAAGGCCGTCTACGACAACAACTATGCCGTCATCGGCGTCCTGGCCAGTGCGGCCGAGG
- the cas7c gene encoding type I-C CRISPR-associated protein Cas7/Csd2 produces MSLQHKIDFAVILTVNRANPNGDPLNGNRPRTDYDGYGEISDVCLKRKIRDRLMEMGEGQRVFVQSDDRKLDGMVSLKERAESAEHGLGKDAFNPKKCSKEETAKKACAKWFDVRAFGQLFAFGKDGDAAGVSIAVRGPVSLHAAFSVEPVSVASIQITKSVSSEGDGTKRGSDTMGMKHRVDKGVYVFYGSINPQLAERTGFSDEDAAVLKAILPRLFENDASSARPEGSMAVNHVLWWQHASKSGQYSSARVHRSLTVNPDGSYVLDGEATPGLKADVLEGF; encoded by the coding sequence ATGAGCCTGCAACACAAGATCGACTTCGCCGTCATCCTCACCGTGAACCGTGCCAATCCCAACGGCGATCCGCTCAACGGCAACCGACCCCGCACGGACTATGACGGCTACGGCGAAATCAGCGATGTTTGCCTCAAACGCAAGATTCGTGATCGGCTCATGGAGATGGGGGAGGGACAGCGCGTGTTCGTGCAGTCCGACGACCGCAAGCTCGACGGCATGGTCTCGCTCAAGGAACGGGCGGAATCCGCCGAGCACGGCCTTGGCAAGGACGCCTTCAACCCCAAGAAGTGCAGCAAGGAAGAGACCGCCAAGAAAGCCTGCGCCAAGTGGTTCGACGTGCGTGCCTTTGGGCAGCTTTTCGCCTTTGGCAAGGATGGCGATGCCGCCGGTGTGTCCATTGCCGTGCGCGGCCCGGTGAGCCTCCACGCCGCCTTTAGCGTGGAGCCGGTCAGCGTGGCCAGCATCCAGATCACCAAGAGCGTCAGCAGCGAGGGCGACGGCACCAAACGCGGCTCGGACACCATGGGCATGAAGCACCGCGTCGATAAAGGCGTGTACGTGTTTTACGGCAGCATCAACCCCCAGTTGGCCGAGCGCACGGGCTTCAGCGACGAGGACGCGGCGGTCCTCAAGGCCATCTTGCCCCGACTTTTTGAGAACGACGCCTCCTCGGCCCGCCCGGAAGGCAGCATGGCCGTCAATCATGTCCTGTGGTGGCAGCACGCCAGCAAATCTGGGCAGTATTCGTCGGCCCGGGTGCACAGGAGCCTCACGGTCAACCCCGACGGCAGCTACGTGCTTGACGGCGAGGCCACGCCGGGGCTGAAGGCGGATGTATTGGAAGGTTTTTAG
- a CDS encoding ribose-phosphate diphosphokinase encodes MAQGDLKILTGTSNPGLAEAICDHLGCTLLPAKVGTFSDGEIRIEVGANVRGSDIFVVQSTSYPVNYNLMELCLMLDALKRASARRVTAVVPYYGYARQDRKVAPRAPISAKLVADFLTVAGMNRLLTIDLHAGQIQGFFNLPVDNLFAAPIMAEYFKDFSGPGLCVVSPDAGGVERARSFAKRLGATLAIIDKRRDAPNQAQAMHVIGDVKDKLCVVLDDMIDTAGTMCQAGVVLLENGAREVMATATHPVLSGPAIERLENSPFTQIVTTNTIPLNDKAKACSKIKVLSIAGLLAKAIHNIHTESSVSVLFT; translated from the coding sequence ATGGCGCAAGGCGATCTGAAAATCCTCACCGGCACTTCCAATCCCGGGCTGGCCGAGGCCATCTGCGACCATCTTGGCTGCACCCTGCTGCCGGCCAAGGTCGGCACCTTCAGCGACGGCGAAATTCGCATCGAGGTCGGGGCCAACGTGCGCGGCTCGGACATCTTCGTGGTCCAGTCAACCTCGTACCCGGTCAATTACAACCTCATGGAACTGTGCCTGATGCTGGACGCCTTAAAGCGCGCCAGCGCCCGGCGCGTCACGGCGGTGGTGCCCTACTACGGCTACGCCAGGCAGGACCGCAAGGTCGCGCCCCGCGCGCCTATAAGCGCCAAGCTCGTGGCCGATTTCCTGACGGTTGCCGGCATGAACCGCCTGCTCACCATCGACCTCCACGCCGGTCAGATCCAGGGCTTTTTCAACCTGCCCGTTGACAACCTGTTCGCCGCGCCCATCATGGCCGAATATTTCAAGGATTTCTCCGGCCCGGGCCTGTGCGTGGTTTCCCCGGACGCCGGCGGCGTGGAACGCGCCCGGTCCTTTGCCAAACGCCTCGGCGCGACCCTGGCCATTATCGACAAGCGCCGCGACGCCCCCAACCAGGCCCAGGCCATGCACGTCATCGGCGACGTCAAGGACAAGCTGTGCGTGGTGCTCGACGACATGATCGACACCGCCGGCACCATGTGCCAGGCCGGCGTGGTGCTGCTGGAAAACGGGGCTCGCGAGGTCATGGCCACGGCCACACATCCGGTGCTGTCCGGCCCGGCCATCGAGCGCCTGGAAAATTCGCCCTTTACCCAGATCGTGACCACCAACACGATTCCCCTTAACGACAAAGCCAAGGCCTGCTCCAAGATCAAGGTGCTCTCCATCGCGGGGCTTTTGGCCAAAGCCATCCACAATATCCACACCGAGTCCTCGGTGAGCGTGCTGTTCACCTAA
- the cas8c gene encoding type I-C CRISPR-associated protein Cas8c/Csd1, protein MQKLFETYEACSREIDYTAPPQAEDGGQEAPALMPVSHTSQQAHICVTLDSEGKFHRAELLPRKSQLIIPATEASAGRAGAKVAPHPLIDKIHYCAKDYKGKKAETFKGGFEAYFDLLTKWSDSEFTHPMVLAVKKYIEKGTLVTDLVTSGILQVDASGELLTKPVDEESGIFKSIQKDQKTKLFDQGDAIVCWKVVGDVLEDRTWGNQELQKQWMLFDAQQEKGNGLCMVSGDVVACATNHPRNIRRPGDGAKLISSNDAANFTFRGRFEEPEQACTVGYETSHKAHNALRWLIARQGYRNGEQAVVAWAVSGARVPNPCGNLLDGINDEDLMRDDAPASSEAVAVEAQPKAPPPNMGLLFAQRLRKALAGYKADLKDTDGVAIMALDAASPGRLSVTFYREQMLEQYLGNLEAWQENCAWVLPVRLPDEEKGKGKKHKRTVYAAYAPLPETIARVAYGRRVDDTLRKATVERLLPCIVDGAHLPRDLVEGCVRRACNRAALEDWEWPEVLGVACAMYKGYRAINFHEKRFDMALDESIDSRDYLYGRLLAVAEYIERTALQQAGEKRATNAERLIQRFADHPYATWRQLELSLAPYMQRLQNSSSAGLLGRAKKILREICDKFSPEAFESPAKLSGEFLLGYHCQMSAFYTKSEKDAAPEEHTQEGA, encoded by the coding sequence ATGCAGAAGCTTTTTGAGACCTACGAGGCCTGCTCGCGTGAGATTGACTACACCGCTCCGCCCCAGGCTGAAGACGGCGGCCAGGAAGCGCCGGCACTCATGCCGGTGAGCCATACGAGCCAGCAGGCGCATATTTGCGTGACGCTGGACAGCGAAGGAAAATTCCATCGGGCGGAATTGCTGCCGCGAAAATCGCAGTTGATTATTCCTGCTACGGAAGCATCGGCAGGAAGAGCCGGCGCAAAGGTTGCCCCGCACCCACTCATTGATAAGATTCATTATTGCGCCAAGGATTACAAAGGTAAAAAGGCGGAAACCTTCAAGGGTGGTTTCGAAGCATACTTTGATCTTTTGACAAAGTGGAGCGATTCGGAATTTACACACCCAATGGTTTTGGCTGTTAAGAAGTATATTGAAAAAGGGACACTTGTTACCGATCTTGTAACGTCAGGCATTCTTCAGGTCGATGCGTCGGGGGAACTTCTAACAAAGCCGGTAGATGAAGAGAGTGGGATTTTCAAGAGTATTCAAAAAGATCAGAAGACCAAACTTTTTGACCAGGGGGATGCTATCGTCTGCTGGAAAGTTGTTGGCGATGTCTTGGAAGACAGGACCTGGGGTAATCAGGAGCTGCAAAAGCAGTGGATGCTCTTTGATGCGCAACAAGAGAAGGGCAACGGGCTGTGCATGGTTTCCGGGGATGTTGTGGCGTGTGCAACAAATCATCCGCGCAATATCCGTCGGCCCGGGGACGGGGCCAAGCTCATTTCCTCCAACGACGCCGCGAATTTCACCTTCCGTGGGCGGTTTGAAGAACCGGAACAGGCCTGCACCGTGGGCTACGAAACGAGCCACAAGGCCCATAACGCCTTGCGCTGGCTCATTGCCCGGCAGGGGTATCGCAATGGCGAGCAAGCCGTCGTGGCCTGGGCCGTGAGCGGCGCACGGGTGCCCAATCCTTGCGGAAACTTGCTTGACGGCATCAATGATGAGGACCTCATGCGCGACGATGCGCCGGCCTCGTCCGAAGCTGTGGCGGTGGAGGCGCAGCCCAAAGCTCCGCCCCCGAACATGGGACTTTTGTTTGCGCAAAGGCTGCGCAAAGCCTTGGCCGGCTATAAGGCCGACCTCAAGGACACCGATGGCGTCGCGATTATGGCGTTGGATGCCGCCAGCCCGGGCCGGCTTTCCGTGACGTTCTATCGTGAGCAGATGTTGGAACAATATTTGGGGAATCTGGAAGCGTGGCAGGAAAATTGCGCCTGGGTGCTGCCGGTGCGGCTGCCCGACGAGGAGAAGGGGAAAGGCAAAAAGCACAAGCGTACGGTGTACGCCGCCTATGCGCCGCTGCCGGAAACCATCGCCCGGGTGGCCTACGGCCGGCGCGTTGACGATACGCTGCGCAAGGCGACGGTGGAACGGCTGCTGCCGTGCATAGTGGATGGCGCGCACTTGCCGCGCGATCTTGTGGAAGGGTGCGTGCGCCGGGCCTGCAACCGCGCGGCGCTGGAAGACTGGGAATGGCCCGAGGTGTTGGGCGTGGCCTGCGCCATGTATAAAGGTTACCGCGCCATTAATTTTCACGAAAAGAGGTTCGACATGGCCCTGGACGAAAGTATCGACTCTCGTGACTATCTTTACGGACGGTTGCTTGCGGTGGCGGAGTACATCGAGCGTACGGCGCTGCAGCAGGCCGGCGAAAAGCGCGCCACCAACGCGGAACGCCTCATCCAGCGTTTTGCCGACCATCCCTATGCAACATGGCGACAGTTGGAGTTGTCGCTTGCGCCCTATATGCAGCGGCTGCAAAATAGTTCCTCTGCGGGGCTTCTTGGGCGCGCCAAGAAGATTCTGCGGGAGATTTGCGACAAGTTTTCGCCGGAGGCGTTCGAGTCGCCGGCCAAGCTCAGCGGGGAATTTTTGCTGGGCTACCACTGCCAGATGTCGGCTTTTTACACCAAGTCCGAGAAAGACGCCGCACCCGAAGAACATACTCAGGAAGGAGCGTAA
- a CDS encoding DegQ family serine endoprotease encodes MARRLLATTIATLSLLAWTAMAQARVPLPDITELVDKDGPAVVNISTTKTVKAQEGMRELFQRRGGQGGPMDEFFEQFEKHFGPQGRGGGKGQKQRSMGSGFVISADGYIVTNNHVVDGADEVKVQFKNNEKPLPAKIIGRDAETDLALLKIEGKSGLPYLEFGDSGKLKVGEWVLAIGNPFGLENTVTLGIVSAKGRIIGAGPFDNFIQTDASINPGNSGGPLIDLDGKVVGINTAIVASGQGIGFAIPSNMAKDVIGQLRDGKKVQRGWLGVSIQDIDENTAKALGLDSTKGALISSVMEGQPAAKAGIKTGDVITSVGGQKVDNANDLLRRVAAIRPGESAEFVVMRKGSPVTVSVTLGERDAKKLAQGGRGQGDEDDAAGEDASASALGLSVRALAPKEAKAMGMDKAQGVLITEVADGSEAEQADVRPGDVILEVNQRPVTSPEEFKKIVGEDGKKKGVVMLLIKRQNQTVFRTVPLADAK; translated from the coding sequence ATGGCAAGACGCCTTCTCGCCACCACCATCGCCACCCTGTCCCTCCTCGCCTGGACCGCCATGGCCCAGGCCCGCGTCCCCCTGCCCGACATCACCGAACTCGTCGACAAGGACGGCCCCGCCGTCGTCAACATCTCCACCACCAAAACCGTCAAGGCCCAGGAAGGCATGCGCGAACTCTTCCAGAGACGCGGCGGCCAGGGCGGCCCCATGGACGAATTCTTTGAGCAGTTCGAAAAGCACTTCGGCCCCCAGGGACGCGGCGGCGGCAAGGGCCAGAAGCAGCGCTCCATGGGTTCGGGATTTGTCATCTCCGCCGACGGCTACATCGTCACCAACAACCACGTCGTGGACGGCGCGGACGAGGTGAAGGTGCAGTTCAAGAACAACGAAAAGCCCCTGCCCGCCAAGATCATCGGCCGCGACGCCGAAACCGACCTGGCGCTTTTGAAGATCGAGGGCAAGTCCGGCCTGCCCTATCTGGAATTCGGCGACTCCGGCAAGCTCAAGGTCGGCGAATGGGTGTTGGCCATCGGCAACCCCTTTGGCCTGGAAAATACCGTGACGCTGGGTATCGTCAGCGCCAAGGGCCGCATCATCGGGGCCGGCCCCTTTGACAACTTCATCCAGACCGACGCCTCCATCAACCCCGGCAACTCCGGCGGGCCGCTCATTGACCTCGACGGAAAGGTCGTCGGCATCAACACCGCCATCGTGGCCTCGGGCCAGGGCATCGGCTTCGCCATCCCCTCCAACATGGCCAAGGACGTGATCGGCCAACTGCGCGACGGCAAGAAGGTCCAGCGCGGCTGGCTTGGCGTCTCCATCCAGGACATCGACGAAAACACCGCCAAGGCCCTGGGCCTGGATTCCACCAAGGGCGCGCTCATCTCCTCGGTCATGGAAGGCCAGCCCGCGGCCAAGGCCGGCATCAAGACCGGCGACGTCATCACCTCCGTGGGCGGCCAGAAGGTCGACAACGCCAATGATCTGCTGCGCCGCGTGGCCGCCATCCGCCCGGGCGAATCGGCCGAGTTCGTGGTCATGCGCAAGGGGTCGCCCGTCACGGTCAGCGTCACCCTGGGCGAGCGCGACGCCAAGAAGCTGGCCCAGGGCGGCCGCGGCCAGGGAGACGAGGACGACGCCGCCGGCGAGGACGCCTCGGCCTCGGCGCTGGGATTGTCCGTGCGGGCTCTGGCCCCCAAGGAAGCCAAGGCCATGGGCATGGACAAGGCCCAAGGCGTGCTGATAACGGAAGTGGCCGACGGCTCCGAGGCCGAGCAGGCCGACGTCCGCCCGGGCGACGTGATCCTTGAGGTCAACCAGCGCCCGGTGACCTCCCCCGAGGAGTTCAAGAAGATCGTCGGCGAGGACGGCAAGAAGAAGGGCGTGGTGATGCTGCTTATTAAGCGCCAAAACCAGACCGTCTTCCGCACCGTGCCCCTGGCCGACGCCAAGTAA
- the cas4 gene encoding CRISPR-associated protein Cas4: protein MHHHPPTDPIPISALQHYLYCPRQCALIHLEQLWTENVYTAEGRQLHEKAHDAATESRGDRKIVTGLLLHSLRFGLTGQADVVEFHRRDGNWQPYPVEYKRGRPKSHAADRIQLCAQALCLEEMLHVAIPEGALFYGKTRRRQVVALDEALREETRRTVEAVHDLMRQGKTPPPPALEIANAICPACSLQDECLPLVPRKSAARYLQSVLEGA from the coding sequence ATGCATCACCATCCCCCAACCGACCCCATCCCCATCTCGGCGTTGCAGCACTATCTGTACTGCCCCCGGCAGTGCGCGCTCATCCATCTGGAACAGCTCTGGACGGAGAACGTCTACACTGCCGAGGGCCGGCAACTGCACGAAAAAGCCCACGACGCCGCGACCGAAAGCCGGGGCGACCGCAAAATCGTCACTGGACTCCTGCTGCACTCCCTTCGCTTCGGCCTGACAGGGCAGGCCGATGTGGTGGAGTTTCACCGCCGCGACGGGAACTGGCAGCCGTATCCCGTGGAATACAAGCGCGGCCGCCCCAAAAGCCACGCCGCCGACCGCATACAGCTTTGCGCCCAGGCGCTTTGCCTGGAAGAAATGCTGCATGTCGCCATCCCCGAAGGCGCACTTTTCTACGGCAAAACTCGCAGGCGTCAGGTTGTTGCGCTGGACGAGGCGCTGCGGGAGGAAACCCGCCGCACCGTCGAGGCCGTACACGACCTCATGCGCCAGGGTAAAACGCCGCCTCCGCCTGCGCTGGAAATCGCCAACGCCATCTGCCCGGCCTGCTCGTTGCAGGATGAGTGCCTGCCGCTTGTGCCGCGAAAATCCGCCGCCCGCTATCTGCAATCCGTGCTGGAGGGCGCATGA